The following are encoded together in the Pyramidobacter piscolens W5455 genome:
- the ychF gene encoding redox-regulated ATPase YchF, with protein sequence MKLGIVGLPNVGKSTLFNAITAAGADASNYPFCTIEPNVGVVEVPDPRLKVLSDMFHSVKITPAVVEFYDIAGLVRGASKGEGLGNKFLANIREASAIVQVVRCFENPNIVHVDGSVNPARDIETIELELILSDLEMVERNLAKLEKLAKADKKLAPDLELLRRAKATLEAGKLVRTLALNDEEKQHLRGLNLLSDKPMLYVANIAEDEIGATALNEYAQVVCDHAKAEGAEFVTICAQVEAEIAELDDAEKTEYLEALGLKEAGLDRLISAGYRLLGLISFLTAGEKESRAWPIRRGTLAPQAAGTIHSDFERGFIRAQIVGYDDLIACGSVAEAKAKGLLRLEGKEYVMRDGDVVEFRFNV encoded by the coding sequence TTGAAATTAGGAATCGTAGGCCTGCCGAACGTGGGCAAGAGCACGCTTTTCAATGCCATCACAGCCGCCGGGGCGGACGCGTCGAATTATCCTTTCTGCACGATCGAACCCAACGTCGGCGTGGTGGAAGTGCCCGATCCGCGCCTCAAGGTCCTCTCCGATATGTTTCATTCGGTCAAGATCACGCCTGCCGTCGTTGAATTCTACGATATTGCCGGTCTTGTGCGCGGCGCCAGCAAAGGAGAAGGGCTGGGGAACAAATTTCTCGCCAATATCCGCGAAGCCAGCGCCATCGTCCAGGTGGTGCGCTGCTTCGAGAATCCCAACATCGTCCACGTGGACGGCTCCGTGAATCCGGCCCGCGACATCGAGACCATTGAACTGGAGCTGATCCTTTCCGACCTGGAGATGGTGGAACGGAACCTCGCCAAGCTGGAGAAACTGGCGAAAGCCGATAAAAAACTGGCTCCCGACCTCGAACTGCTGCGCCGGGCAAAGGCAACGCTCGAAGCCGGCAAACTGGTGCGCACCCTTGCGTTGAACGATGAAGAAAAGCAGCATCTTCGCGGGCTGAATCTCCTTTCCGACAAACCGATGCTCTATGTGGCCAATATCGCCGAGGATGAAATCGGCGCGACGGCGTTGAACGAGTACGCTCAGGTGGTCTGCGACCATGCGAAGGCCGAAGGGGCGGAGTTCGTGACAATATGCGCTCAGGTCGAAGCGGAGATCGCCGAGCTTGACGATGCTGAAAAGACGGAGTATCTTGAAGCGCTCGGCTTGAAGGAAGCGGGGCTGGACCGTCTGATTTCCGCAGGCTACCGTTTGCTTGGTCTGATTTCATTTTTGACGGCGGGGGAAAAGGAATCGCGCGCCTGGCCGATTCGCAGAGGAACTCTGGCTCCGCAGGCGGCCGGTACGATTCACAGCGACTTCGAGCGCGGTTTTATTCGCGCCCAGATCGTCGGTTATGACGATCTGATCGCCTGCGGCTCGGTCGCGGAAGCGAAAGCGAAGGGGTTGCTGCGGCTTGAAGGAAAAGAGTATGTCATGCGGGATGGCGATGTTGTGGAATTCCGTTTTAACGTTTAA